The genomic segment GGTGGCGCCATTGAGCCCGAGCACGCCGAGGGCAGTGGTCAGCGGCGCTGCCTCCGGGTCGACCCGCCGGTCGACCTCGCCGCCGTCGCATAGGCAATAATCTTGCCAGCCGAAGCGCCCGAACAGATACTCGCCCGGCCGGAACCGCGGATCGCGGGAAGCCGCAACCTGGCCGACGGCGAAGCTGCGCATCACCGCGCCGAGCGCCACCGGCTTGGCGTAGTTGGCCGCCGCGGCGATCCAGCCGCGCATGGCCGGGTCGATCGACAGGAACAGGTTGCGCACCAGGAACTGGCCGTCGCCGGGCTCCGGCGTCGGCGCGGCCGCCAGTTGCCACAAATCGGCGCGGATGGCGCCGGACGGCCGGTCGCGCAGCAGCATCTGTCGGTTGGTGGGGGCGACGGACGTCATCGGCGGGCCTCGCGTGCAGGGCGCTCAACGCGGCCTGCATGCCGCGATCGCGCGATCGGGCGCGATCAGAGGGGCCCTTCGGCACCCCGCTTCCGCGTCCGCCGGACCATACTACAGCCTCGGTGCGGAAGGGGAGCCATGCCGCCGCGCCGCTCGCGGCCGGACGGCGGCCTCGGTCAAGCCGGCGCCGATGCCGTATCGGCACCGACGCCGGCCCGACGGAAATCTGGCGGCTAGCCGCTCGAGCTCTGCTCGGTCTGCTCGCCTCCGCCGCCGCTGCTGTCGTCGTCGCAGGCCGCGACGCCGAGCGAGAGGAACAAGGCCGCGAGCACGCTGAGGAGCCAGCCGCGCATCCGCATCACTTCTGACATTTTTCCGACTTTCCTTCCCGTGCACGTCATCGTGCGTTTTGCGGCGCTCAAGGTGGCATTCGGGGCCGGAATCGACCCGTCAGGCCGAGCGCGAGAGTCGCCGCACCGATTCATTACAGCGCTCTTGATCGCCGGACAATTGGCTCGTTGGTAACGTGAATTTCCGTCGCAGGGATCGACCATGGCGTGCGCGGCGATGCATGTGGTGCCGGCGATCAGGCGGCGGCAACCGCGGCCCGCGCGACCTCCAGCGTCGCTGCCAGGCTTGCCAGGCCGTCCGGCCCGGACACCAGCGGGGCTTCCCGGCCGTGGGCCACCGCGATGAAGTGCTGCAGCTGGCGGCGCAGCGGCTCGCCGGGCCCCGGCGCCGCGCCGGGCGCATCGTCGGCGGACAGGGGAAGCGACCAGTCGCCCGGTCCGGCGCCGTCGTGCCGCCACAGGCGCAGGCGCGGGAACTCCAGCGCAGCGGCGGTGCCGAAGAAACGATAGCAGGGCTCGCCGGCCTCCGGCACTGAGGGGTTCTCGCCGGTGGCCGACTCCCAGTTCCACGGCGACGGCGCGGCGTCCGACATCAGCACCGTCGCCAGGGCGCCGCCGACAAAGCGCAGCGCCACGGCCGCGGTGTCGACGACGGCGTGGCCGCGCGCAGCGGAGGCGCCGAGCGCACGGACGTCGACGATGTCCCCGCACAGGTGGCGCAGCATGTCGATGTCGTGGATCAGGTTGATCAGGATCGGGCCGCCGCCGGCCTGCAGGCGCCATGCGTCGGCGAAATAGGCGTCGTGCTTGCGCAGCGCCCAGTGGGCGGAGATCGCGACGAGGCGGCCGAGCGTACCGCCGTCGAGGAGCGCGCGTGCCCGCGCCACGAACGGGTGGTAGCGGCGATGGTGGCCGACCAGCAGGCCGACCTTCGCGGCCTGCGCCGCAGCGATCAGCCGTTGGGCCGATGCCAGGTCGTGGGCGATCGGCTTCTCGACCAGCAGGTGCAGGCCGGCCTGCGCCGCGGCGACCCCGACGGTCTCATGGGCCTGGTTGGGGGTGGCGACGATCAGGGCGTCGGCGCCCCGGGCGGCGCACAGCGCGCCGACGCTGGCGTGGTGCGGCACCCCGAGCGCGGCGGCAAGTGCGCTGCCGCGGACATCGGGATCGACGATCGCGGCCAGCCGCGCCGCCGGCTCCGCCGCGATCAGCCGCGCATGCCGGGCGCCGATCAGCCCGGCGCCGGCGACCGCGATGCGAAGGGGCGGGGCCAGGTGGCCGCCGTCGCCTACTCGGCGGCCTGCGCGCGCCGCACGCCGGTCGGCTCGGCCAGCCGGTTGCGGGTCAGCTGGCTGTCGTAGTAGGGCGCGAAGCAGGGCCGGTCGACATAGACGCCGTGTCCCTGCTCGGCGCGCAGGTCGCCGCGCGCATAGGTGACCCGGCCCCGGCTCAGCGTGTAGGCCGGGTTGCCGGTCACGGTCATGCCCTCATAGATGTTGAAGTCGATGTTCTGCCGGTGTTCGTCCTTCGAGATCGTGCGCGAGGCGTCCGGGTCCCACACCACGATGTCGGCATCGGCGCCGACGGCGAGCGAGCCCTTCTTCGGGTAGATGTTGAAGATCTGGGCGGCGTTGGTCGAGGTCACCTTGACGAACTCCGACGGCGTCAGCTTGCCGGAGCGCACGCCGTGGTGCCACAGCACCGCCATGCGGTCCTGCACGCCCGAGGTGCCGTTCGGGATCTTGCGGAAGTCGTCGATGCCGGCCCGCTTCTGCGGCGTGCAGAAGCAGCAGTGGTCGGTCGCGGTGGTCTGCAGCATGCCTGCCTGCAGGCCCCGCCACAGCGCCGCCTGGTGCTCCTTCGGCCGGAACGGCGGGCTCATCACATAGTGCGCCGCCTTGTCCCAGTCGGGATTCCGGTACACCGAATCGTCGATCACCAGGTGCTGCGCCAGCACCTCGCCGAACACGCGCTGGCCCTCCAGCCGGGCGCGGGTGATCGCCTCGAGCGCGTCGATGCACGAGGTGTGGACGACATAGAGCGGCACGCCCAGAACCTCGGCGATGCGGATCGCCCGGTTGGCGGCCTCGCCCTCGACCTCGGGCGGGCGCGACAGCGGGTGGCCCTCCGGGCCGGTGATGCCGCGGTCGTAGATATCCTGCTGCAGGCGGAAGACCAGCTCGCCGTTCTCGGCATGGACGGTGCAGATGGCGCCGAGATCGCGGGCCCGGGTGAACGAGTTCACCAGCGTCTCGTCGTCGCACATGATCGCGTTCTTGTACGCCATGAAGTGCTTGAAGCTGTTGACCCCCCAGTCGCGGGTCAGCGTGCCCATGTCCTCGTGCACGCTGTCGTCCCACCAGGTCACTGCAACGTGGAAGGAATAGTCGCTGCAGGCCTTGTTGGCCCAGTCGCGCCATTGGCGATAGGCGTCCATCAGCTTCTGCTGCGGCGCGGGAATGACGAAGTCGATGATCGAGGTGGTGCCGCCCGCCATGGCCGCGGCGGTGCCGGTGTAGAAATCTTCCGACGCCACCGTCCCCATGAATGGAAGCTGCATGTGGGTGTGCGGGTCGATGCCGCCCGGCATCACGTAGCAGCCGCCGGCGTCGATGACCTCGGCGCCTGCAGGCGCATCCAGGTCGGTACCGACCGCCTGGATGACATCGTTGTCGACCAGGATGTCGGCCTGGCGGCTTTCGTCGCCGGTGGTGACCAGCCCGCCGCGGATCAGCACGGACATTTCGGCACTCCCCCAAGGATCAGCGTGCGGCGCGGTGCGCGCCCTCGGGGACATGATTGGCCCGGCCGGCCGAATGGTCAACCTTGGACGGTTGGGCGCGCGCGTGGCGGTCGCGACGCGTCGGACCGGGTCAGGCGATCTTGGTGTAGCCGCGCTCGATGATACGGTGCAGCGCCTCGAAGGCGTCGCGGATCTCGTCATAGGCCGCGCGCGCATGGCGCAGCTCGTCGATGGCGGCCACGCTGGGGGCGCCTTCGGCCTCCGCCAGCTTCAGCGCCTTGGCCAGGTAGCTGCCGCGCAGCTCGGCGACCCGCACGGCCATCCGGGTCATGGTCTCGCGGTTGAACCCGGGCAGCTTGCGGCGCAGCACCTCCTGGTTGGCGGACATGATGATGGCGTCGAGCTCCTGCTGGAACTGCAGCAGGGCATGACGCTTGTCGCGGTCGAGTTCCTCGCTGCTCAGCAGGCGGTCGACCTTCCGCGTCTCAACCATCCCGTTGTATCGGCTCATCGTGCTTGCTCCGCCGGGTCGGACTCCCGACCTCCGCCGGAATGGTGGCACGCCTTGCTTAACGAGCGCTTAGCGCAGGCGGGCTACCTGCCGGTCGCTTGCGCGCTAGCGCGCGCTCGGTAACGCAACGGCAAGGAGTCGCGATGCATACCATTGCAGGCCGGTTCGGTCAGGTCAGCAAAAAGGCACAGGTCAAATGTGAATAGGACGCGGCCGGTATTCACATCCAAAAATTGCATGTACTGATTGTAAGAGTTTGTGCATGCCATTGTAGTGTCATGCCGGACCAGTACCGCGCAGTAATGGATTGATTTCCTCATATTTACCATTCCTTAGTCTGGCGACCCCTAGCGTTCAGCGTGTGCTAGGCGCCCGCTGTGCACGCACCGAATTTCAACCACCGGAAGACGGCGACAGCCGCACGAGAACAACCTTGATTGGCTGTCCGTCCCGTAAGGTCGGGCCAGCGACCGATTAGGACTTCGACTGATGGCGATGCCGCAGCACAAGGAATCGGCAAATGACCAGGCCGATGAAGATGCTCCCGACCTGCTGGTCGACCGTTCGGATGATGTAAAAGGCGCAGCGTCCGTCGAGCTTCTCCTCGTCGACGACGACGAAACGGAATATCTGCTTGTCCGTCGCTATCTGGACGAGGTCTCGGCCGGTCGTTACAGCGTCACGTGGGTCCGTTCGGCGCAGGCTGCCCTGGCCGCGCTGGACGCGTCCGCTTTCGATGTCTGCCTGGTCGACTACCACCTGACCGATGCGGACGGCCTGTCGGTGGTGCGTTCGGCCCACTCGGCCGGCCATCGCGTGCCCTTCATCCTGGCGACCGGCCGGGTCGACGGCGAGGTCGACGATGCCGCGATCCGGGCCGGGGTGATGGACCTGCTGGTCAAGGGCGAGATGACGCCGACCAGCCTGGACCGCTGCATCCGCTATTGCATGGAGATCAGCCAGAAGCAGAGCCGGCTGGAGAAGCTGACTTATGTCGACGAGCTGACCGACCTGCCGAACCGGCGCCGGTTCGGCGAACTGCTGGCCGACGCCAGCATCCGCGCCAAGCTGACCGGGACGCCGCTTGGCCTGATCATCGTCGACATCGACGACTTCCGCGAGATCAACACCTCCGCCGGCTATGACGTCGGCGATGCGCTGCTGCGCCGCTTCGGCAAGCGTCTGGCCGCCTGCGTGGCGCCGACCGACACCCTCGCGCGCATCGGCGGCAACACTTTCGGCATCATCGTCGGCCAGCCACGCAGCGCGGACTTCATGCAGCTGACCGCGGAGCGGATGCTGCGTTCGATCGACGAACAGGTCTACATCCGGGGCTATCCGCTGCGCGCCACCTGCTCGATCGGCGTCGACTATTTCGAGCCGGGGGTGCGCGAGCCGGCGCTGTTCATCAACGCCGAAGCGGCGATGTACGACGCCAAGAGCCGGCGCCGCGGCAGCTATCAGCTGTTCAACGACCAGTTGCGCCTGCAGATCGAGCGGCGTGTGGCGATCGCGCGCGACCTGCGCATCGCGCTGGACCAGGACCAGCTCAGCATGGCGTTCCAGCCGATCGTCGACGCCCAGACCCACGCGGTGGTCGGCTACGAGGCGCTGGTCCGCTGGCGCCGCCCCGACGGCAGCTTCGTGTCGCCGGGCGACTTCATCCCGGTTGCCGAGGACACCGGCTTCATCGTCAAGCTGGGCGAGTGGGTGCTGCACAAGTCCGCCGCCTTCGCGGCGAAACGCCGCGCCGAAGGCCGGCCAAGCCGCATCCACGTGAACATCTCGGCCAAGCAGCTGCGCGAGCGGCTGTTCCCCGAGCTGGTCGACGAGGCGCTGGAGCTCAACAACGCGGTCAAGTCCGACATCGTGCTGGAAGTGACCGAATCGGTGCTGATGGACGACTTCGACGCCTGCATCGAGACGCTCGACGCACTGCACGAATCCGGCCTGCACATCGCCATCGACGATTTCGGCACCGGGCACTCGTCGCTGTCCTACATCCAGCGCATCCCGGTCGATTCGATCAAGATCGACCGCTCCTTTGTCGCCGACATGATGACCAATCCGACATCGGCCAAGATCGTGCTGATCGTCATCAATCTCGCCCACGCACTCGGCGTCAGCGTCGTTGCCGAGGGCGTCGAGACCGAGGAGCAGGCGCAGCGGCTGACCAAGCTCGGCTGCAGCGAGCTGCAGGGCTACTATTTCGGCCGGCCGGAGATCCTGCCGGTGGTCTGCTCGCGCGACGCCTGAGCCCCCGCGCCTGGCGGCGCGGGTGCTACACCAGTTCGGCGTCGACCGCGACCTCGACCAGGGCCGGGCCGTCGACCGCCAGCGCCTCCGCGATGGCCTCGTCGAGCTCGTCGCCGCGCGATACCTTGCGGCCGTGGCCGCCGCACAGCCGGGCGAAGGCGGCGAAGCCGGGATTGTGCAGGCCGGTCTGCCAGACCGGCCACTTGCCCGCCCGCTGTTCCTTCGAGATCTTGCCGAGCTCGTTGTTGTTCAGCAGCACGTGGGTGATGTTCATCCCGTATTTCACCGCCGTGGTGAACTCGGCCATGTACTGGCCGAAGCCGCCGTCTCCGCTGATCGAGATCACCTTGCGGCCGGCCAGCGCCGGGAAGTCGCGGGTCGCGGCCCAGGCGCCCATCGCCGCCGGGAAGCCGAAGCCGATCGAACCCAGATAGCCCGACATCAGCACCGCCTGGCCGCGGCATTCGAAATAGCGGCCGAAGCTGTAGGTGTTGTTGCCGACATCGACCGCGATCACCGCATCGTGCGGCGCCTGGCGGCCGAGCGCCGCGAACAGCGCGGCCGCGCTGAGGCCGTTGCCGCGGTCGTCGGCGACCCGGCTTTCCTTCTCCGCGCGCCACGTCGCCCATCGTTCGGCCAGTTCGGCGACCTGGTCGGTGGCGGCACGCGAAGCCGGCAGCCGCTGGCGCAGGGCCCGCGCGGTGACGCCGACCTCGCCCCACACCGGCACCGCCACCGGATGGAACTTGCCCAGCTGCATGCGCTCGTAGTCGACCTGGACGATCGGCTTGGAGGGCTCGATGCCGGTATGGTTGGAGAATGACGTGCCGAAGGCAACCAGCAGGTCGGCCTCGTTCATGAACCAGCTGGCGACCGGCGTGCCGGAGCGGCCGAGCACGCCGCCGGCAAGCCGGTGATTGTCGGCGATCTGGCCCTTGGCCTTGAAGGTCGTCAGCACGGGGGCGTTCAGCGCTTCGGCCAGCGCGACAATGTCGGCCATGGCGTGGCGGGCGCCGAAGCCGACCACGATGACCGGTCGCTTTGCCGCGGCGACCCGCTCCAGCGCCGCCGCCAGCGCCGCCTCCGACGGCATGATCGCGTCGTCGCCGACGCGGCCGGCAGGACCGCCCGGCTTGCGGCCGTCGGCCGCCTTCAGAGTCTGGACGTCGTCCGGAAAGATCAGGTGGGCGACGTCACGCTCGACCACGGCGTTCTTGCAGGCCAGCGTCATCAGCTCGGCATGGTTCGAGCTGTGCAGCACGGTCTGGCTGAACCGCGCGACCGGCGCGAAGGCCGAGGCCAGGTCGATCTCCTGGAACGCGCCGGGGCCGAACACCTGCACGTTGACCTGGCCGGTCAGCGCCAGCACCGGGGCACGGTCGACCTTGGCGTCCCACAGGCCGGTCAGCAGGTTGGTGGCGCCCGGACCGGCGATGGCCAGGCATGCGGCCGGGCTGTTGGCCAGCTTGGCATAGCCGGAGCAGGCGAAGGCGGCGGCGCCCTCGTGGCGCACGCCGATGAAGCCGAGTTCGCCATCGGCCTCGCGCCGGCGCAGCGCGTCGGCCAGGCCCAGGTTGGAATGGCCGACCATGCCGAACACGCGCTTCACGCCCCAGGCGACCATGGTGCGCGCCATCAGGTCGGTCACCGTCTCGGCATGCGCGGGTTCCGCGTCCAGGCCGACATAGATGCCGTCGTCGCGGACCTCGACCGGATAGGTGCGCTGGCCGCTGTCCTCGTGCCCGCCCGGCGGCTGGCCGGTCAGCGGGTCGAAGTCCCAGCCGTGCCACGGGCAGCGCAGCCAGCACTTGCCCTCGACCCCCGGCTCGATCGAGCCTTCGCCGAGCGGGCCGCCCTGGTGCGGGCACCGGTTGTCCATGGCG from the Alphaproteobacteria bacterium genome contains:
- a CDS encoding Gfo/Idh/MocA family oxidoreductase, encoding MAPPLRIAVAGAGLIGARHARLIAAEPAARLAAIVDPDVRGSALAAALGVPHHASVGALCAARGADALIVATPNQAHETVGVAAAQAGLHLLVEKPIAHDLASAQRLIAAAQAAKVGLLVGHHRRYHPFVARARALLDGGTLGRLVAISAHWALRKHDAYFADAWRLQAGGGPILINLIHDIDMLRHLCGDIVDVRALGASAARGHAVVDTAAVALRFVGGALATVLMSDAAPSPWNWESATGENPSVPEAGEPCYRFFGTAAALEFPRLRLWRHDGAGPGDWSLPLSADDAPGAAPGPGEPLRRQLQHFIAVAHGREAPLVSGPDGLASLAATLEVARAAVAAA
- the hydA gene encoding dihydropyrimidinase → MSVLIRGGLVTTGDESRQADILVDNDVIQAVGTDLDAPAGAEVIDAGGCYVMPGGIDPHTHMQLPFMGTVASEDFYTGTAAAMAGGTTSIIDFVIPAPQQKLMDAYRQWRDWANKACSDYSFHVAVTWWDDSVHEDMGTLTRDWGVNSFKHFMAYKNAIMCDDETLVNSFTRARDLGAICTVHAENGELVFRLQQDIYDRGITGPEGHPLSRPPEVEGEAANRAIRIAEVLGVPLYVVHTSCIDALEAITRARLEGQRVFGEVLAQHLVIDDSVYRNPDWDKAAHYVMSPPFRPKEHQAALWRGLQAGMLQTTATDHCCFCTPQKRAGIDDFRKIPNGTSGVQDRMAVLWHHGVRSGKLTPSEFVKVTSTNAAQIFNIYPKKGSLAVGADADIVVWDPDASRTISKDEHRQNIDFNIYEGMTVTGNPAYTLSRGRVTYARGDLRAEQGHGVYVDRPCFAPYYDSQLTRNRLAEPTGVRRAQAAE
- a CDS encoding GGDEF domain-containing response regulator, which produces MAMPQHKESANDQADEDAPDLLVDRSDDVKGAASVELLLVDDDETEYLLVRRYLDEVSAGRYSVTWVRSAQAALAALDASAFDVCLVDYHLTDADGLSVVRSAHSAGHRVPFILATGRVDGEVDDAAIRAGVMDLLVKGEMTPTSLDRCIRYCMEISQKQSRLEKLTYVDELTDLPNRRRFGELLADASIRAKLTGTPLGLIIVDIDDFREINTSAGYDVGDALLRRFGKRLAACVAPTDTLARIGGNTFGIIVGQPRSADFMQLTAERMLRSIDEQVYIRGYPLRATCSIGVDYFEPGVREPALFINAEAAMYDAKSRRRGSYQLFNDQLRLQIERRVAIARDLRIALDQDQLSMAFQPIVDAQTHAVVGYEALVRWRRPDGSFVSPGDFIPVAEDTGFIVKLGEWVLHKSAAFAAKRRAEGRPSRIHVNISAKQLRERLFPELVDEALELNNAVKSDIVLEVTESVLMDDFDACIETLDALHESGLHIAIDDFGTGHSSLSYIQRIPVDSIKIDRSFVADMMTNPTSAKIVLIVINLAHALGVSVVAEGVETEEQAQRLTKLGCSELQGYYFGRPEILPVVCSRDA
- a CDS encoding thiamine pyrophosphate-binding protein, whose product is MAEQALTWHRVAGPDELPEGRVKSATAGGVTVALTRFQGRYAAMDNRCPHQGGPLGEGSIEPGVEGKCWLRCPWHGWDFDPLTGQPPGGHEDSGQRTYPVEVRDDGIYVGLDAEPAHAETVTDLMARTMVAWGVKRVFGMVGHSNLGLADALRRREADGELGFIGVRHEGAAAFACSGYAKLANSPAACLAIAGPGATNLLTGLWDAKVDRAPVLALTGQVNVQVFGPGAFQEIDLASAFAPVARFSQTVLHSSNHAELMTLACKNAVVERDVAHLIFPDDVQTLKAADGRKPGGPAGRVGDDAIMPSEAALAAALERVAAAKRPVIVVGFGARHAMADIVALAEALNAPVLTTFKAKGQIADNHRLAGGVLGRSGTPVASWFMNEADLLVAFGTSFSNHTGIEPSKPIVQVDYERMQLGKFHPVAVPVWGEVGVTARALRQRLPASRAATDQVAELAERWATWRAEKESRVADDRGNGLSAAALFAALGRQAPHDAVIAVDVGNNTYSFGRYFECRGQAVLMSGYLGSIGFGFPAAMGAWAATRDFPALAGRKVISISGDGGFGQYMAEFTTAVKYGMNITHVLLNNNELGKISKEQRAGKWPVWQTGLHNPGFAAFARLCGGHGRKVSRGDELDEAIAEALAVDGPALVEVAVDAELV